One window from the genome of Mycolicibacterium gadium encodes:
- a CDS encoding acyl-CoA dehydrogenase family protein translates to MSSFVETEEQQALRKAVAAMAANYGEKYYLEKARAGEHTTELWSEAGKLGFIGVNLPEEYGGGGAGMYELSLVMEEMSAAGCALLLMVVSPAINGTIIAKFGTEEQKKRWIPGIADGSITMAFAITEPDAGSNSHKITTTARRDGSDWILSGQKVYISGVDQAQAVLVVGRTEDHKTGNLKPALFVVPTDTPGMTWTKIDMEIVSPENQFQLFLDEVRLPADALVGSEDAAIAQLFAGLNPERIMGAASAVGMGRFAINKATEYVKTRQVWKTPIGAHQGLSHPLAQNHIEIELAKLMMQKAASLYDLGDDVGAAEAANMAKYAAGEASVRAVDQAVQCLGGNGLTKEYGIASVLVASRLARIAPVSREMILNFVAQTSLGLPRSY, encoded by the coding sequence ATGAGCAGCTTCGTCGAGACCGAAGAACAGCAGGCGCTGCGCAAGGCAGTCGCCGCGATGGCCGCCAACTATGGCGAGAAGTACTACCTGGAGAAGGCCCGCGCTGGTGAGCACACCACCGAGTTATGGAGCGAGGCAGGCAAACTCGGCTTCATCGGGGTGAACCTGCCCGAGGAGTACGGCGGCGGCGGGGCCGGAATGTACGAGCTGTCGCTGGTCATGGAGGAGATGTCTGCCGCCGGCTGCGCCCTGCTCTTGATGGTGGTCTCCCCCGCCATCAACGGCACCATCATCGCCAAGTTCGGCACCGAAGAGCAGAAGAAGCGCTGGATCCCGGGAATCGCCGACGGGTCGATCACCATGGCGTTCGCGATCACCGAACCCGACGCGGGGTCGAACAGTCACAAGATCACCACCACCGCCCGCCGTGACGGCAGCGACTGGATTCTGTCAGGTCAGAAGGTGTACATCTCGGGCGTCGACCAAGCGCAGGCGGTGCTGGTCGTCGGCCGGACCGAAGATCACAAGACCGGCAACCTCAAGCCGGCACTGTTCGTCGTTCCGACCGATACCCCGGGCATGACGTGGACCAAGATCGACATGGAGATCGTCAGCCCCGAGAACCAGTTCCAGCTGTTCTTGGACGAGGTGCGACTTCCCGCCGACGCGCTCGTCGGGTCCGAAGACGCGGCCATCGCGCAGCTGTTCGCCGGACTCAACCCGGAGCGCATCATGGGCGCCGCCAGCGCGGTGGGGATGGGCCGGTTCGCGATCAACAAGGCCACCGAGTACGTCAAGACGCGCCAGGTGTGGAAGACGCCGATCGGCGCGCATCAAGGACTGTCACACCCGTTGGCGCAGAACCACATCGAGATCGAGCTGGCGAAGCTGATGATGCAGAAGGCCGCTTCGCTGTACGACCTCGGCGACGACGTCGGCGCGGCCGAGGCCGCAAACATGGCCAAGTACGCGGCCGGTGAGGCGTCGGTGCGCGCGGTCGATCAGGCGGTGCAGTGCCTCGGCGGCAACGGCCTGACGAAGGAGTACGGCATCGCCTCGGTGCTGGTGGCGTCGCGGTTGGCCCGCATCGCACCCGTGAGCCGAGAGATGATCCTCAACTTCGTCGCGCAGACGTCCCTGGGTCTGCCCAGGTCGTACTGA
- a CDS encoding enoyl-CoA hydratase family protein — MSALVRYSVEGSVARLTLDSPENRNALSTALIDQLHQGLTDATTDGGVRAVVLGHTGGTFCAGADLAQASGGDPADTAVERARELTRLLRRILELPIPVIGAIDGHVRAGGLGLVGACDIAVAGQASTFALTEARIGVAPSIISLTLLPKLTARAAGRYFVTGEKFGAVEAADIGLITVATDDVEATVAALAAEIGKASPQGLAASKALTTASLLAAFDRDAEALTRQSAELFVSEEAREGMMAFLQKRPPKWASP, encoded by the coding sequence ATGAGCGCGCTCGTCCGCTACTCCGTCGAGGGCAGTGTCGCGCGCCTCACGCTGGACTCGCCGGAGAACCGCAACGCGTTGTCGACCGCGCTGATCGACCAGCTGCACCAGGGTCTGACCGACGCCACCACGGACGGCGGAGTCCGTGCGGTGGTGCTCGGCCACACCGGCGGAACCTTCTGCGCAGGAGCCGATCTCGCACAAGCCTCAGGTGGTGACCCCGCCGATACCGCCGTCGAGCGCGCCCGCGAACTGACCCGGCTGCTGCGCAGGATCCTCGAACTGCCGATCCCGGTGATCGGCGCGATCGACGGACACGTCCGCGCCGGTGGGCTGGGCCTGGTGGGCGCATGCGACATCGCGGTCGCGGGCCAGGCGAGCACGTTCGCGTTGACCGAAGCGCGCATTGGGGTTGCGCCGTCGATCATTTCGCTCACCCTGCTGCCGAAGCTGACGGCCCGCGCCGCGGGCCGCTACTTCGTGACCGGTGAGAAGTTCGGCGCCGTCGAGGCCGCCGACATCGGCCTGATCACCGTCGCCACCGACGACGTCGAGGCGACGGTGGCGGCCCTGGCCGCGGAGATCGGCAAGGCCTCGCCGCAGGGGTTGGCCGCCTCCAAGGCCCTGACGACCGCCTCGCTGCTGGCGGCGTTCGACCGGGACGCCGAGGCGTTGACGCGGCAGTCCGCCGAATTGTTCGTCTCCGAAGAGGCCAGAGAGGGCATGATGGCGTTTCTGCAGAAGCGCCCGCCGAAGTGGGCGAGTCCCTAG
- a CDS encoding ArnT family glycosyltransferase produces MTPVRRDGLVLGAILLLATVVRLVGLAGRGEFDDDQGTEMLTLLHWVRDGQIPLVGPEASSGTAHHGVAYYWLLAPSAFISDVDPALVVTTIALIGIAGVAATWWLGRTVGGALPGHVAALLMAISPSAIGASTFLWNANIVGPVAALAAASAWYAWRTRELGWWVLTAAATVLLVHAHLLAVLAVPPLIALFVADALRMPRRSVLGVVAATALIIAAGLTPVAIHELRTDFSETRGVWDYLFAESVGVNNSVGQRIGAVPVIFWRVLAWPVAGDVASAPLWALPTVFVTVVALAIAAVGAQGIARCFGRWTVLTTVWAIAALTVVAPTLAVIHPGLPRDQYHSWLDPITFVAIGIGADWMWSARSALVRSGAVAVVAVCAVSSILVLPSFSVSERGWSHAAQAAETIKPALGDAPTAVIGVNKSGGAIGFPLSRDGVTIVDPPNATFLVVTCDPLFERSIGLACGGPAEAAEAALVSFPVKDGSCFYNGPRRHVCILTRN; encoded by the coding sequence GTGACCCCGGTACGACGCGACGGGCTCGTGCTGGGGGCGATCCTGTTGCTCGCCACGGTCGTCCGCCTGGTCGGGTTGGCGGGGCGCGGCGAGTTCGACGACGATCAGGGCACCGAAATGCTCACCCTGTTGCATTGGGTGCGCGACGGCCAGATACCGCTGGTGGGACCGGAAGCGTCGTCCGGCACAGCGCACCACGGTGTCGCCTACTACTGGCTCCTGGCGCCCAGCGCGTTCATCAGCGACGTCGATCCTGCGCTGGTGGTGACGACCATCGCGCTCATCGGCATCGCCGGAGTGGCGGCGACGTGGTGGCTCGGCCGCACGGTGGGCGGCGCCCTGCCCGGCCATGTTGCGGCACTGCTGATGGCCATCAGCCCGTCGGCGATCGGCGCGTCGACGTTCCTGTGGAACGCAAACATCGTCGGCCCGGTGGCCGCACTGGCGGCGGCCAGCGCATGGTATGCATGGCGCACGCGTGAACTCGGCTGGTGGGTATTGACCGCAGCCGCAACGGTTCTCCTGGTCCACGCCCACCTGCTGGCGGTGCTGGCGGTACCACCCTTGATCGCCTTGTTCGTCGCCGATGCGCTTCGAATGCCCCGACGGTCAGTGCTCGGCGTAGTGGCCGCGACGGCGCTGATCATTGCTGCTGGACTCACCCCGGTTGCCATCCACGAACTGCGCACCGACTTCTCCGAAACACGCGGCGTGTGGGACTACCTCTTCGCCGAGAGCGTCGGGGTGAACAACTCGGTGGGGCAGCGAATCGGCGCCGTGCCTGTGATCTTCTGGCGCGTCCTCGCGTGGCCGGTGGCCGGAGATGTCGCGTCTGCTCCGCTTTGGGCGTTGCCGACAGTCTTCGTCACCGTAGTGGCGCTGGCCATCGCCGCAGTCGGAGCGCAGGGCATCGCACGGTGCTTCGGACGCTGGACGGTGCTCACGACGGTATGGGCGATCGCCGCGCTGACGGTCGTCGCACCGACTCTGGCCGTGATCCACCCAGGTCTGCCGAGAGATCAGTACCACTCCTGGCTTGATCCGATCACGTTCGTCGCCATCGGTATTGGTGCCGACTGGATGTGGTCGGCCCGGTCGGCTCTCGTGCGGTCCGGGGCGGTCGCGGTGGTCGCCGTCTGCGCGGTTTCGTCGATTCTCGTGTTGCCCTCGTTCTCAGTGTCGGAAAGGGGATGGTCGCACGCCGCGCAGGCAGCCGAGACGATCAAACCCGCACTCGGGGACGCGCCGACAGCGGTCATCGGAGTCAACAAATCCGGCGGCGCAATTGGCTTTCCGCTGAGCCGCGACGGCGTGACGATCGTCGACCCGCCGAACGCGACATTCCTTGTCGTGACATGTGATCCGCTTTTCGAGCGCTCGATCGGATTGGCTTGCGGCGGACCAGCAGAGGCGGCAGAGGCCGCTCTGGTCAGCTTTCCGGTGAAAGACGGATCGTGCTTCTACAACGGTCCGAGAAGGCACGTGTGCATCCTGACGCGGAATTGA
- a CDS encoding SDR family oxidoreductase, which translates to MAKRVLVTGATGTLGRHVLPAAIAAGYDVYALSRRNQPDSGELPWRRADLLAGSGVDAAVDGVDVIVNCATQPTRDKDVTSMQHLTSAVRRGGVGHLVHVSIVGIDRIPLPYYRTKVRVEQALEDSGVAHTVLRATQFHDLIATSFGVQRYSPVLWALRGVSFQPIDTRDVARRLVELIDSDPSGRVPDIGGPTVHTHAELGRMYLAARGGRRKVLAAPIPGRIVAAYRSGAHLAPQHPVGTIDFADYLAGAE; encoded by the coding sequence ATGGCGAAACGGGTCCTGGTCACCGGGGCGACCGGCACGCTCGGTCGACACGTGTTGCCCGCGGCCATCGCAGCCGGTTACGACGTCTACGCGCTGAGTCGGCGCAACCAACCTGACAGCGGCGAATTACCTTGGCGGCGAGCCGATCTGCTCGCGGGCAGCGGAGTCGATGCGGCGGTCGACGGGGTGGACGTGATCGTCAACTGTGCCACGCAGCCGACCCGCGACAAGGACGTCACCTCGATGCAGCACCTGACATCGGCGGTGCGACGCGGCGGCGTCGGCCACCTCGTGCACGTATCGATCGTCGGTATCGACCGAATCCCGTTGCCCTACTACCGGACCAAGGTCCGCGTCGAGCAAGCACTGGAGGACTCCGGCGTCGCCCATACGGTGCTGCGCGCCACCCAGTTCCACGACCTGATCGCGACCAGCTTCGGTGTCCAGCGGTACTCACCCGTGCTGTGGGCGCTGCGCGGCGTCAGCTTCCAGCCGATCGACACCCGCGACGTCGCGCGTCGGCTCGTCGAGCTGATCGATTCCGACCCGTCGGGCCGGGTGCCCGACATCGGCGGACCGACGGTGCACACGCATGCCGAGTTGGGGCGGATGTACCTGGCCGCGCGTGGGGGCCGTCGCAAAGTGTTGGCCGCCCCCATCCCGGGACGCATCGTTGCCGCCTACCGATCGGGCGCGCACCTCGCACCCCAGCACCCCGTCGGCACCATCGATTTTGCCGACTACTTGGCCGGCGCGGAATAA
- a CDS encoding DUF1707 SHOCT-like domain-containing protein yields the protein MSTPASRNGSRRAADTDRIHMAQLLTDAAAQGRLPLNEYEERLTRAYAAQTYDELDRLSADLPGSVSAGPSGGPVRPAPSTMLLAIMSGFERRGRWNVPKRMTTFALFGGGVVDLRYADFTSPEVEIHSYSIFGGQTILVPPEVNVDLRGVGVMGSFDQSVSGEGSPGAPCVRIRGFSLWGSVGVKRRKRKPV from the coding sequence ATGAGCACTCCAGCGTCGCGGAACGGCTCAAGGCGCGCTGCAGACACCGATCGTATCCACATGGCGCAGCTCCTCACCGATGCCGCTGCCCAGGGCCGACTGCCGCTGAACGAATACGAAGAACGCCTGACCAGGGCCTACGCCGCGCAGACATATGACGAACTCGATCGGCTTTCCGCGGACCTGCCCGGTTCCGTCTCGGCCGGTCCCAGCGGCGGGCCGGTGCGGCCTGCGCCGTCGACGATGCTGCTGGCGATCATGAGCGGGTTCGAGCGTCGCGGCCGGTGGAACGTGCCGAAGCGGATGACCACCTTTGCTCTCTTCGGCGGCGGCGTGGTGGATTTGCGGTACGCCGACTTCACCTCACCGGAAGTCGAGATCCACTCCTACTCGATCTTCGGCGGCCAGACCATCTTGGTGCCGCCGGAGGTGAACGTGGACCTGCGCGGTGTCGGGGTGATGGGATCCTTCGACCAGAGCGTGAGCGGAGAAGGTTCGCCGGGAGCGCCGTGCGTGCGCATCCGCGGCTTCTCGCTGTGGGGCAGCGTCGGCGTCAAGCGCAGGAAGCGCAAGCCGGTCTAG